DNA sequence from the Streptomyces sp. HUAS 15-9 genome:
CCCCCGCGGGCTCCCGGGACACGGCCCTCGGAGGCCCGCGATGACGACACTGGCCCTGACCGGTAGCCCCCTGTGGTACGCCAGCCGCGCGGGCGGCACCCTCGCCCTGATCCTGCTCACCGCCACCGTGGTGCTCGGCATCGCCTCCGGCGGACGGACCACGCCCCGCCGGATCGGCCGCTTCGAGGTCGGGCTGCTGCACCGCAACCTGTCCCTGCTCACCCTGGTGTTCCTCGTCGTCCACGTGGCGACCGCAGTCCTCGACCCGTTCGTGCACCTGAGCTGGGCGGTGTCCGTGGTGCCGTTCGGGGCGTCCTACCGGCCGCTCTGGGTCGGGCTGGGCACGGCCGCGCTCGACCTGCTGCTCGCGGTGCTGGTCACCAGCGCGCTGCGGCCGCGGCTGGGGGTGCGCCGCTGGAAAGCGGTGCACTGGCTGGCCTACGCCGCCTGGCCGCTCGCCCTCTTCCACAGCGCCGGAACCGGTACCGACACCCGGCTCCCCCTCCAGCTGTGGCTCTATGCCGCCTGCCTCACCTCGGTGGTCGCAGCCGTGTGGTGGCGCTTGGCGAAGGCCGGCCCGGGCTGTGTCATCGGCCGCCTGACGGCCGCCGTGGCCGCGACCGCCGTACCCGTGGTGCTGACCGCGTTCATTGCCACCGGGCCCCTCCAGCCGGGCTGGGCCCAACGTGCCGCCGCAACGACCATCCTGCTCGGAGGCGGACGATGAAGTCCTCGGCTGCCACGCACGTCGCGCCCCAGCACCGCGCGCCCCAGCCGGACGATCCCGCCGGGGCCCGGCTGCTGTCAGGCTGGTACGCCACCGGGGCACCGGCCACCCTTGCCGATCACCTCCGACGCCACGGACCGGCGCCCGTCGCACCGGCGCCCGGCAGTCGTACGTCGATGTCCCTGGTGGAGGCCGTCGAGGCGGCCGGGCTCACCGGGCGCGGCGGCGCCGGGTTCCCCACCGCACGCAAGCTGCGGGCCGTGGCGGAACGTGGTGGCCGGACGGTGGTCGTCGTCAATGCCATGGAGAGCGAACCCGCCAGCCGCAAGGACCAGTTCCTGCTCGCCGTCGAGCCTCACCTCGTCCTGGACGGCGCCGTCCTGGCCGCGATCGCGGTCGGCGCCGACACTGTTCACGTCTGTCTGCCACGCACCCGCACGGCCCAGTACCGGCAGTTGAGCGCGGCCCTGGACGAACGACGGCGCGCCCGTCTCGACCCGGTGCGCCTGCACGCGCACGCCCTTCCGCACGCCTATGTCTCCAGTGAGTCGACCTCGCTGGTGCGCTGGCTCAACGGGGGCCCTGCCCGCCCGCAGGGCAGTCCGCCACGCACCCACGAACGCGGTGTCGCCCGCCGCCCCACCCTCGTCCACAACGTCGAGACCCTCGCCCACCTCGCACTCATCGCCCGCCACGGCCCCGGCTGGTTCCGTCAGACGGGAACCCCGGACGAGCCCGGCACCACACTCGTCACGGCCTCCGGTGCCGTCGCCACCCGGGGCGTCCTGGAGGTCGCGCTCGGCACACCTCTCGCCGCCGTCCTCGACCGCGCCGGCGGTCCCACCCAGCCCCTGCGGGCGGTCCTGCTCGGGGGCTTCGCCGGCGCCTGGCTCCCGGCGGAACACATGCAAACCCCCCTCACCCGGCGCGACCTGGCACCGCTGGGCGCAGCACCCGGGGCGGGCGTGCTCGCCGTCCTTCCCCACTCGGCCTGCGGGTTGACCGAGACGGCTCGGATTCTCGCCTACCTGGCCGCCCACAGTGCCCGCCAGTGCGGCCCCTGCCACCTCGGTCTGCCCGCCGTCGCCGAGGACTTCGCCGCGCTGGCCGCCGGACGGGCCGACCCCGACCTGCTGTCCCGGCTGCACCGGAGGACCGGCCTGCTGCCGGACCGCGGCGCCTGCCGCCACCCCGACGGCGCCGCTCGCCTCGCCGCCTCCGCCTTGCGCGCCTTCGCCGACGACGTCGACCGTCACCTCGCCCATGGCGCCTGCCCCGCCGCCGGCCACCGGTCGCCCCTCATCCCCGTACCGCCCGCCACGGCCCCGGAGACATGGCGATGACCCCCGCCAAGGCCCTGCGCGTCGACCGCATCGCCTGCACCGGGCAAGGCATGTGCGGCGAACTGCTCCCCGAACTGATCGACCTCGACGAATGGGGCTACCCCGTCATCAAGGACCGGTCCGTCCCCGATGGCCTGCGCACCCACGCCCGCCGGGCCGCCGCGGCCTGCCCCCTGCTGGCCCTCCACCTCGACGCCCGCCGGACATGACGAGCACCCACCACCGGCCGTCCGGACCCGGAGCAAGGCCGGACGCCTGCCGCCGAGACCGGCTGCCCCGGTGGGACGGTCGCCGCGCCGCACAGGCCGAGGTGCGCCATGAACCGCCCCACCGCACGACTGCGCCGGATCCGAGCGGCGCGTGGCGGCGGGGCGCGGACGCGCCCAGGCTGGAAGCAGAGAGAGTGAAGGGAGCCGGTGCGATGACCTCTGCCACCACCATGACCACGGCCTTGCCGGCCGAGCACCGCGAACGGCTGATGCGCCTCGCCCACGAGGTCACCTTCGACGCCGGAACCCGCGTGTTCGAGGAGGGCCGGCGGGCCGACCGCTTCTGGATCGTCCGGACCGGGACGGTCGCCCTCGACCTGCACGTGCCCGGCCGCCGTCCCGCCGTCATCGAGTCGCTCGGGCGCGACGAACTGGTCGGCTGGTCCTGGCACTTCCCGCCGTACGTCTGGCACCTGGGCGCCGAGGCGATGAGCCCGGTGCGGGCCTGGGAGTTCGACGCCGAGGCCGTCTGGGCGGTGTGCGCCGAGGACCCCGAATTCGGCCGGGCGATCGCGGTCTGGGTCGGGCGCGTGGTCGCCCAGCGACTGCGCGCCTCCCGGATCCGGCTGCTCGACCTGTACGCCCCCTACGGCAGCGGTGGCCTGACGTGACCACACCCGACCCCCGCCAAGGGAGACCGAACGGCCCGTCCGGGGCCGAGGGGCCCCCTTTGCCGCCCCTTGCGAACCGGCACACGCTGAAAGCAGCAGGACCGCCCGCCGAAACCTCCAGGGGGTCAGCATGTTCGGCACTCCGCGCATCGTCAGCGATGTCATGACCCAAACGGTCGCCTCCGTCGGCCGGTCGGCCTCGTTCAAGCTGATCGTGGAGATGATGCAGGACTGGGAGGTCAGCGCCCTGCCCGTGCTCGAAGGCGAGGGACGGGTCGTCGGTGTGGTGTCCGAGGCCGACCTGCTGCCCACGGAGGAGCTCCGTGACAGCCCCGAGGAGGGCTACGCACTGCTGCGCCTGCCTGCCGACGTGGCGAAGGCCGGTGCGCTCACAGCAGGCGACCTCATGTCCTCGCC
Encoded proteins:
- a CDS encoding NADH-ubiquinone oxidoreductase-F iron-sulfur binding region domain-containing protein, with the protein product MKSSAATHVAPQHRAPQPDDPAGARLLSGWYATGAPATLADHLRRHGPAPVAPAPGSRTSMSLVEAVEAAGLTGRGGAGFPTARKLRAVAERGGRTVVVVNAMESEPASRKDQFLLAVEPHLVLDGAVLAAIAVGADTVHVCLPRTRTAQYRQLSAALDERRRARLDPVRLHAHALPHAYVSSESTSLVRWLNGGPARPQGSPPRTHERGVARRPTLVHNVETLAHLALIARHGPGWFRQTGTPDEPGTTLVTASGAVATRGVLEVALGTPLAAVLDRAGGPTQPLRAVLLGGFAGAWLPAEHMQTPLTRRDLAPLGAAPGAGVLAVLPHSACGLTETARILAYLAAHSARQCGPCHLGLPAVAEDFAALAAGRADPDLLSRLHRRTGLLPDRGACRHPDGAARLAASALRAFADDVDRHLAHGACPAAGHRSPLIPVPPATAPETWR
- a CDS encoding Crp/Fnr family transcriptional regulator codes for the protein MTSATTMTTALPAEHRERLMRLAHEVTFDAGTRVFEEGRRADRFWIVRTGTVALDLHVPGRRPAVIESLGRDELVGWSWHFPPYVWHLGAEAMSPVRAWEFDAEAVWAVCAEDPEFGRAIAVWVGRVVAQRLRASRIRLLDLYAPYGSGGLT
- a CDS encoding ferredoxin, whose product is MTPAKALRVDRIACTGQGMCGELLPELIDLDEWGYPVIKDRSVPDGLRTHARRAAAACPLLALHLDARRT
- a CDS encoding ferric reductase-like transmembrane domain-containing protein, whose amino-acid sequence is MTTLALTGSPLWYASRAGGTLALILLTATVVLGIASGGRTTPRRIGRFEVGLLHRNLSLLTLVFLVVHVATAVLDPFVHLSWAVSVVPFGASYRPLWVGLGTAALDLLLAVLVTSALRPRLGVRRWKAVHWLAYAAWPLALFHSAGTGTDTRLPLQLWLYAACLTSVVAAVWWRLAKAGPGCVIGRLTAAVAATAVPVVLTAFIATGPLQPGWAQRAAATTILLGGGR